From Dermochelys coriacea isolate rDerCor1 chromosome 23, rDerCor1.pri.v4, whole genome shotgun sequence, one genomic window encodes:
- the FGF21 gene encoding fibroblast growth factor 21 — protein MWGGSTPVPAESWLLLAALMWGTRPPAPSQAAPLQNSSPLYQFDGQVRLRHLYTANTHTQLYLEITPQGEVRGAPDQTPYSLMEIKAVKPGVIRMQGMKTLLFLCMDPSGHLHGASSYSEACNFWEKVQRDGYNLYFSETHNVPVSLRPAEGPPGRGPAPRLFHFLPMVSRVPVEPVLLEYDFYGDPPLDVESSDPLSMMSRLSRVLSPSYIF, from the exons ATGTGGGGTGGCTCGACCCCCGTCCCAGCAGagtcctggctgctgctggctgccctgATGTGGGGGACCCggccccccgctccctcccaggctgccccccTGCAGAACTCCAGCCCCCTGTACCAGTTCGACGGGCAGGTTCGGCTCCGACACCTGTACACAGCTAACACCCACACACAGCTGTACCTGGAGATCACCCCGCAGGGCGAGGTGCGCGGGGCCCCCGACCAGACCCCCTACA GTCTGATGGAGATTAAGGCGGTGAAGCCTGGTGTGATCCGGATGCAAGGGATGAAAACGCTCCTGTTCCTGTGCATGGATCCCAGCGGGCATCTGCATGGGGCG AGCTCATACTCAGAGGCCTGTAATTTCTGGGAAAAGGTTCAGCGTGACGGGTACAACCTCTACTTCTCTGAGACCCACAACGTCCCTGTCAGCCTGAGGCCTGCAGAGGGGCCCCCTGGCCGGGGGCCAGCCCCACGTCTCTTCCACTTCCTGCCCATGGTCAGCCGGGTGCCGGTGGAGCCTGTCCTGCTGGAATACGACTTCTACGGCGACCCGCCGCTGGATGTGGAGTCCTCCGACCCCCTCAGCATGATGAGCCGCCTCTCCCGGGTCCTGAGCCCCAGCTACATCTTCTaa